The following proteins are encoded in a genomic region of Nymphalis io chromosome 16, ilAglIoxx1.1, whole genome shotgun sequence:
- the LOC126774455 gene encoding peptide transporter family 1-like isoform X1 produces MIASKDVVNVKHGDTRSEGSDRFPRIVIIIIMAEFCERFSYSGMKAFLTLYLRSKLGYSDESATEIYHVFSTFVYFFPILGGIIADNYLGKFRTILYLMFVYAGGNILVAITAIPYLEIPKRLCTLLGLFLITLGTGGIKPCVTAFGGDQFILPQQEKKLALYFSILYFNICTGSLISKTVSPILRSDVRCFGDKDCYSLAFGAPGVIVLVSIVIFVSAKNKYVMKKPEGNLLFDFVKCVSLGLKNALIKGKTEKHSHWLDSTQHRYDKRYIRDVKKTLSILTLFTVLPVFWALLDQLGSRWTLQATKMDGRLGFVTIKPDQLQVLGPICILIIIPLSQKYIYPYLEKRNILTNPLHKLTLGGVLAGVAFIASALVEIYIKTTYPELPQLGYSQLRIFNGNPCSISIHSDQQGIIYNIPSLSHYTNKHMRVKGTEDIRLGLSGDCIENRDEIFTLNENKAISFFVNGNNMVRFNENVDKSKSGLPFVRFLVSDRVDLTNVTLFNEKRNEIEAYIYAGVSVQMEVFMSVYSVRVRDKVVMNGMSMDNGGVYNVMIDKNGTSDYIAKIIAITEPNSITMALLLPQFLIISIAEVLFAVTGNEFAFNEAPESMKAVMTAVWLLTEAAGNVIIIIITRLFINYKQETQSFIFTGMMFTSIAVFHFMSRNYQFGFTDEVVRKERRSDSEVLYQQVKQAEDCLEH; encoded by the exons ATGATAGCATCAAAGGATGTTGTGAATGTGAAACATGGAGACACGAGATCGGag ggaAGTGATCGCTTTCCTcgaatagtaattataataataatggctGAGTTCTGCGAACGATTTTCCTACTCTGGTATGAAAG CTTTCCTCACGTTATACCTGCGCAGTAAACTCGGATATTCGGATGAAAGTGCAACGGAAATTTATCACGTATTTAGTACATTCGTATACTTTTTCCCGATCCTCGGCGGAATAATTGCGGATAACTATCTCGGTAAATTTCG gACAATCCTCTACTTGATGTTCGTCTACGCGGGTGGGAATATTTTGGTCGCTATAACTGCAATACCTTACCTTGAAATACCGAAAAG ATTATGTACATTACTCGGCCTATTTCTAATAACATTAGGTACTGGAGGTATAAAGCCATGCGTTACCGCTTTCGGAGGTGACCAGTTCATCCTCCCACAGCAAGAGAAAAAACTTGCGTTGTACttcagtatattatattttaatatatgcacTGGAAGTTTGATCTCTAAAACGGTGTCTCCTATATTAAGATCAGATGTCCGTTGTTTTGGCGATAAGGACTGTTATTCCTTGGCGTTTGGCGCTCCAGGTGTGATCGTGTTGGTTTCCATTG TGATTTTTGTCAGTGCTAAGAATAAATACGTCATGAAGAAACCGGAAGGGAACCTGTTGTTCGACTTTGTTAAATGCGTTTCA ttggGACTTAAAAACGCTCTAATAAAAGGTAAAACTGAGAAACATTCTCATTGGTTGGACAGCACGCAACACAGATATGACAAGCGTTACATAAGGGACGTGAAGAAAACTCTATCAATACTGACGTTGTTCACTGTATTGCCGGTTTTTTGGGCGCTGCTTGATCAATTG GGTTCAAGATGGACGCTTCAGGCTACTAAGATGGATGGTCGCCTTGGCTTCGTGACAATCAAGCCGGACCAATTACAAGTGCTGGGTCCTATATgcatacttataataataccaCTATCACAAAAG TACATCTACCCTTATTTAGaaaaacgtaatattttaacaaatccGCTTCACAAACTGACATTGGGAGGTGTTCTAGCTGGCGTCGCGTTCATTGCCTCTGCTCTCGTCGAGATTTATATCAAG ACTACGTACCCAGAATTACCTCAACTTGGTTATTCTCAATTACGTATATTCAATGGCAATCCCTGTTCTATATCCATACACAGTGATCAACAAGGAATCATTTATAACATTCCATCTCTATCGCACTATACAAATAAACACATGCGAGTTAAAGGGACAGAAGATATACGACTCGGCTTAAGTGGTGATTGTATTGAGAACAGGGATGAAATATTCACATTGAACGAGAATAAAGCGATATCTTTCTTTGTAAATGGTAACAATATGGTTAGATTCAATGAAAATGTGGATAAAAGCAAATCTGGGTTGCCGTTTGTTag atttCTCGTTTCTGATCGAGTTGATTTAACAAACGTAACTCTCTTCAATGAGAAGCGTAATGAAATTGAAGCGTACATTTACGCTGGTGTGAGCGTACAAATGGAAGTGTTTATGTCAGTGTACTCTGTACGCGTTAGAGATAAAGTGGTGATGAATGGGATGTCGATGGACAATGGCGGTGTTTATAATGTGATGATTGACAAGAACGGTACCAGTGATTAT ATAGCAAAAATAATAGCGATAACGGAACCGAACTCCATAACAATGGCGCTATTGTTACCTCAGTTCCTGATCATATCAATTGCTGAG GTGTTATTCGCGGTGACGGGTAACGAATTCGCGTTCAATGAGGCGCCGGAGAGCATGAAGGCGGTGATGACAGCCGTTTGGTTGTTGACAGAAGCGGCtggaaatgttataataatcattataacaagactcttcattaattataagcag GAAACACAATCCTTTATTTTCACTGGGATGATGTTCACTTCGATAGCAGTATTCCACTTCATGTCGCGTAACTATCAGTTCGGCTTCACGGACGAGGTAGTGAGGAAAGAACGTAGAAGTGACAGTGAAGTGTTGTACCAACAAGTGAAGCAAGCTGAAGACTGTTTAGAACATTGA
- the LOC126774455 gene encoding peptide transporter family 1-like isoform X2, translated as MAEFCERFSYSGMKAFLTLYLRSKLGYSDESATEIYHVFSTFVYFFPILGGIIADNYLGKFRTILYLMFVYAGGNILVAITAIPYLEIPKRLCTLLGLFLITLGTGGIKPCVTAFGGDQFILPQQEKKLALYFSILYFNICTGSLISKTVSPILRSDVRCFGDKDCYSLAFGAPGVIVLVSIVIFVSAKNKYVMKKPEGNLLFDFVKCVSLGLKNALIKGKTEKHSHWLDSTQHRYDKRYIRDVKKTLSILTLFTVLPVFWALLDQLGSRWTLQATKMDGRLGFVTIKPDQLQVLGPICILIIIPLSQKYIYPYLEKRNILTNPLHKLTLGGVLAGVAFIASALVEIYIKTTYPELPQLGYSQLRIFNGNPCSISIHSDQQGIIYNIPSLSHYTNKHMRVKGTEDIRLGLSGDCIENRDEIFTLNENKAISFFVNGNNMVRFNENVDKSKSGLPFVRFLVSDRVDLTNVTLFNEKRNEIEAYIYAGVSVQMEVFMSVYSVRVRDKVVMNGMSMDNGGVYNVMIDKNGTSDYIAKIIAITEPNSITMALLLPQFLIISIAEVLFAVTGNEFAFNEAPESMKAVMTAVWLLTEAAGNVIIIIITRLFINYKQETQSFIFTGMMFTSIAVFHFMSRNYQFGFTDEVVRKERRSDSEVLYQQVKQAEDCLEH; from the exons atggctGAGTTCTGCGAACGATTTTCCTACTCTGGTATGAAAG CTTTCCTCACGTTATACCTGCGCAGTAAACTCGGATATTCGGATGAAAGTGCAACGGAAATTTATCACGTATTTAGTACATTCGTATACTTTTTCCCGATCCTCGGCGGAATAATTGCGGATAACTATCTCGGTAAATTTCG gACAATCCTCTACTTGATGTTCGTCTACGCGGGTGGGAATATTTTGGTCGCTATAACTGCAATACCTTACCTTGAAATACCGAAAAG ATTATGTACATTACTCGGCCTATTTCTAATAACATTAGGTACTGGAGGTATAAAGCCATGCGTTACCGCTTTCGGAGGTGACCAGTTCATCCTCCCACAGCAAGAGAAAAAACTTGCGTTGTACttcagtatattatattttaatatatgcacTGGAAGTTTGATCTCTAAAACGGTGTCTCCTATATTAAGATCAGATGTCCGTTGTTTTGGCGATAAGGACTGTTATTCCTTGGCGTTTGGCGCTCCAGGTGTGATCGTGTTGGTTTCCATTG TGATTTTTGTCAGTGCTAAGAATAAATACGTCATGAAGAAACCGGAAGGGAACCTGTTGTTCGACTTTGTTAAATGCGTTTCA ttggGACTTAAAAACGCTCTAATAAAAGGTAAAACTGAGAAACATTCTCATTGGTTGGACAGCACGCAACACAGATATGACAAGCGTTACATAAGGGACGTGAAGAAAACTCTATCAATACTGACGTTGTTCACTGTATTGCCGGTTTTTTGGGCGCTGCTTGATCAATTG GGTTCAAGATGGACGCTTCAGGCTACTAAGATGGATGGTCGCCTTGGCTTCGTGACAATCAAGCCGGACCAATTACAAGTGCTGGGTCCTATATgcatacttataataataccaCTATCACAAAAG TACATCTACCCTTATTTAGaaaaacgtaatattttaacaaatccGCTTCACAAACTGACATTGGGAGGTGTTCTAGCTGGCGTCGCGTTCATTGCCTCTGCTCTCGTCGAGATTTATATCAAG ACTACGTACCCAGAATTACCTCAACTTGGTTATTCTCAATTACGTATATTCAATGGCAATCCCTGTTCTATATCCATACACAGTGATCAACAAGGAATCATTTATAACATTCCATCTCTATCGCACTATACAAATAAACACATGCGAGTTAAAGGGACAGAAGATATACGACTCGGCTTAAGTGGTGATTGTATTGAGAACAGGGATGAAATATTCACATTGAACGAGAATAAAGCGATATCTTTCTTTGTAAATGGTAACAATATGGTTAGATTCAATGAAAATGTGGATAAAAGCAAATCTGGGTTGCCGTTTGTTag atttCTCGTTTCTGATCGAGTTGATTTAACAAACGTAACTCTCTTCAATGAGAAGCGTAATGAAATTGAAGCGTACATTTACGCTGGTGTGAGCGTACAAATGGAAGTGTTTATGTCAGTGTACTCTGTACGCGTTAGAGATAAAGTGGTGATGAATGGGATGTCGATGGACAATGGCGGTGTTTATAATGTGATGATTGACAAGAACGGTACCAGTGATTAT ATAGCAAAAATAATAGCGATAACGGAACCGAACTCCATAACAATGGCGCTATTGTTACCTCAGTTCCTGATCATATCAATTGCTGAG GTGTTATTCGCGGTGACGGGTAACGAATTCGCGTTCAATGAGGCGCCGGAGAGCATGAAGGCGGTGATGACAGCCGTTTGGTTGTTGACAGAAGCGGCtggaaatgttataataatcattataacaagactcttcattaattataagcag GAAACACAATCCTTTATTTTCACTGGGATGATGTTCACTTCGATAGCAGTATTCCACTTCATGTCGCGTAACTATCAGTTCGGCTTCACGGACGAGGTAGTGAGGAAAGAACGTAGAAGTGACAGTGAAGTGTTGTACCAACAAGTGAAGCAAGCTGAAGACTGTTTAGAACATTGA